In a single window of the Niabella ginsenosidivorans genome:
- a CDS encoding dipeptidase: MMFTIDAHLDLSMNALEWNRDLRLPVAQINQRENGLTDKPDRAKATVALPELRKGNIGLVVATQIARYVAPGNPLPGWHSQQQAWAQTQGQLAWYNAMEEEGEMVQIADLDALEQHVRLWMGNTAADKKPVGYILSLEGADSIVGLQHLEKAYQYGLRAVGPAHYGPGVYAQGTDAAGFMGVKGHALLKEMERLNIILDATHLCDDSFWEALEHFNGPVWASHNNVRALVHHNRQYSDDQLKALIERGAVIGGALDAWMMVPGWVRGQSEPRAMNCNLEVVVDHLDHICQLAGNADHIGMGSDLDGAFGKEQCPYDLETIADLQKLPALFKKRGYADADIEKIMHGNWLRFLRNAWHHPGK; the protein is encoded by the coding sequence ATGATGTTTACAATAGACGCCCATCTGGATCTGAGCATGAATGCGCTGGAATGGAACCGCGATCTGCGGCTGCCGGTAGCGCAGATAAACCAGCGTGAAAACGGGTTGACAGATAAGCCGGACAGGGCAAAGGCAACCGTAGCATTACCCGAGCTGAGAAAAGGGAATATCGGGCTGGTGGTCGCCACCCAGATAGCGCGTTATGTGGCGCCGGGAAATCCTTTGCCAGGCTGGCATTCGCAACAGCAGGCCTGGGCACAAACACAGGGCCAGCTGGCGTGGTATAATGCCATGGAAGAAGAGGGAGAAATGGTGCAGATAGCAGATCTGGATGCTCTGGAGCAACATGTGCGTCTTTGGATGGGCAATACAGCAGCTGATAAAAAACCAGTGGGGTATATTTTAAGCCTTGAAGGAGCGGACTCTATCGTTGGTTTACAACATCTCGAAAAAGCTTACCAATACGGACTAAGGGCGGTGGGCCCGGCGCACTACGGCCCGGGCGTTTATGCGCAGGGCACGGATGCTGCCGGCTTTATGGGAGTAAAAGGCCATGCTTTATTAAAAGAAATGGAGCGGCTGAATATCATCCTGGATGCAACGCATTTGTGTGACGACAGTTTCTGGGAAGCACTGGAACATTTTAACGGCCCGGTATGGGCCAGCCATAACAATGTGCGCGCACTGGTGCATCATAACCGCCAGTACAGCGATGACCAGCTAAAAGCGCTGATAGAACGTGGTGCGGTGATTGGCGGCGCTCTGGATGCCTGGATGATGGTTCCAGGTTGGGTAAGAGGACAATCGGAACCCCGGGCAATGAATTGCAACCTTGAGGTTGTGGTTGATCACCTGGATCATATTTGCCAGCTGGCAGGAAATGCGGATCATATCGGCATGGGGTCAGACCTGGACGGCGCCTTTGGAAAAGAGCAATGCCCGTATGACCTGGAAACCATTGCCGATCTGCAAAAGCTTCCGGCCTTGTTTAAAAAACGGGGATATGCTGATGCCGATATTGAAAAGATCATGCATGGCAACTGGTTGCGGTTTTTGCGGAATGCCTGGCATCATCCGGGGAAATAG
- a CDS encoding D-TA family PLP-dependent enzyme: MSEWYRINNINEVDTPALVVYPQRVKANIALALSMVGNADRLRPHVKTHKTKEITRLMLEAGITRFKCATIAEAEMLAMVNAPDVLLAYQPVGPKISRLLELISKYPQTRFSCLVDNTEAAVKIDEAAQGASAVIKVYIDINVGMNRTGILPEKVFVLFKEICALKNIRFIGLHAYDGHITDPDYEIRKQQSDAVFDQVTKIKDAIMNAGSVKPALIIGGSPTFSVHARRADVECSPGTFVYWDYGYATRYKEHLFQPAALVVTRVISLPEAGIVCTDLGHKSVAAENPLNDRVHFLNAPDVLFEGQSEEHLKLRADKEHLFKIGEALYGMPVHICPTCALYERAIVVENGIAAGEWENTARDRKITV, translated from the coding sequence ATGAGTGAGTGGTACCGGATTAATAATATCAACGAGGTAGATACACCGGCGTTGGTGGTATATCCTCAACGGGTAAAGGCAAATATTGCGCTTGCCCTTTCAATGGTGGGGAATGCAGACCGGCTGCGGCCGCACGTAAAAACGCACAAAACAAAGGAAATAACCCGGTTAATGCTGGAGGCAGGTATTACAAGGTTCAAATGCGCCACCATTGCAGAAGCAGAAATGCTGGCAATGGTCAATGCCCCGGATGTGTTACTGGCTTATCAGCCCGTTGGCCCAAAGATCAGCCGGTTGCTGGAGCTGATCAGCAAATATCCGCAAACCCGTTTTTCATGCCTGGTGGATAATACGGAAGCAGCCGTGAAGATCGATGAAGCGGCACAGGGTGCATCCGCTGTTATTAAAGTGTATATTGACATAAACGTGGGAATGAACCGGACGGGCATTCTTCCGGAAAAAGTGTTTGTTCTTTTTAAAGAGATTTGTGCATTGAAGAATATCCGCTTTATAGGTTTGCATGCCTACGATGGGCATATTACGGATCCTGATTATGAGATACGGAAACAGCAGAGCGATGCTGTTTTTGACCAGGTAACAAAAATAAAAGATGCAATAATGAATGCAGGATCTGTAAAGCCTGCTCTGATCATTGGTGGATCGCCCACCTTCTCTGTTCATGCCAGAAGAGCAGACGTGGAATGCAGCCCGGGTACTTTTGTTTACTGGGACTATGGCTATGCCACCCGGTATAAGGAACATTTGTTTCAGCCCGCAGCACTGGTGGTTACCCGGGTCATTTCCCTGCCGGAAGCAGGTATCGTTTGTACAGATCTGGGGCATAAATCCGTTGCCGCGGAAAACCCGTTAAATGACCGGGTGCATTTTCTCAATGCTCCGGATGTTTTGTTTGAAGGGCAGAGCGAGGAGCATTTAAAATTAAGAGCAGATAAAGAGCATCTCTTTAAAATCGGGGAGGCGCTTTATGGCATGCCTGTGCATATCTGTCCTACCTGTGCGTTATATGAAAGAGCTATTGTTGTGGAAAACGGGATCGCAGCAGGTGAATGGGAAAATACGGCGCGCGACAGAAAAATAACGGTATGA
- a CDS encoding RidA family protein, with translation MEQNAEQKFMELGLTLPPAPPPLGVYKPCLVIGNLLYVSGHGPVQDDKSLITGRIGKELDIEQGKQAAQQVGLTILSTIQTNLGSLNRIKRVVKVLGMVNCVPEFEKHPYVINGCSQLFAKVWGEENGIGVRSAVGFGSLPDNIPVEIEAVFELQ, from the coding sequence ATGGAACAAAACGCAGAACAGAAATTTATGGAACTGGGGCTTACACTGCCTCCTGCACCTCCACCCCTGGGGGTTTACAAGCCCTGCCTGGTCATTGGCAATTTATTATATGTATCCGGGCATGGGCCCGTACAGGATGATAAAAGCTTAATTACCGGACGGATCGGCAAAGAACTGGATATAGAGCAGGGAAAACAGGCGGCACAACAGGTAGGTCTTACGATCCTTTCAACCATTCAGACAAACCTGGGAAGCCTGAACAGGATAAAAAGAGTGGTAAAGGTATTGGGAATGGTGAACTGCGTTCCGGAATTTGAAAAACACCCTTATGTGATCAACGGATGTAGCCAGCTCTTTGCGAAAGTATGGGGTGAAGAAAACGGTATCGGCGTAAGGAGCGCTGTGGGCTTCGGTTCGCTGCCCGATAATATTCCGGTTGAAATAGAAGCTGTGTTTGAATTGCAATAA
- a CDS encoding gluconate:H+ symporter produces the protein MDLIIVLGAILLLVVLIGVFKINAFLSFLFVSVTAGLCLGVPLDKITQSVEKGIGDILGSNVVIIIAGAMLGKLIADTGAAQQVATSIVSKTGIKKVHWGVALVGFIVGIPLFYNTGFVLLVPLIFSMVYQYRLPAVATGISMLAALSVAHGFLPPHPSPAALVSQFHADLGKTLLYGIVVAVPAIVLAGPVFSRALLKIPAAPLEAFRPQAIAKENLPGTFSSFFVALLPVGLFALMTLLPFVLHDKYASLISFLAQPSIVMLAALIAGTWILGLKKGRNMQRVMLMYSDAVKEVAMILLIIGGAGGLKQVLTDSGVSDQIAGLLQQTDLSPLFLGWLSAAIIRAAVGSATVAGFTAAGIIAPLIGQTHTDPNLMVLSIGAGSLMFSHVNDGGFWMFKEYFNVSIKDTLRSWSIMEIIVSVVGLIGVLILNNFIH, from the coding sequence ATGGATTTAATTATTGTTCTGGGTGCGATCCTGTTGCTGGTAGTGCTGATTGGCGTTTTTAAGATCAATGCTTTTCTTTCTTTCCTGTTTGTATCCGTTACAGCAGGGCTTTGCCTGGGGGTGCCGCTGGACAAGATCACTCAATCTGTGGAAAAAGGAATTGGAGATATATTGGGCAGTAATGTGGTGATCATTATTGCCGGGGCAATGTTGGGAAAACTGATTGCAGATACGGGCGCTGCACAACAGGTGGCCACCTCCATTGTCAGTAAAACAGGCATAAAAAAAGTGCATTGGGGCGTGGCATTGGTAGGGTTTATCGTGGGCATTCCGTTGTTTTATAATACCGGTTTTGTGCTGCTGGTGCCCCTTATCTTTTCAATGGTATATCAATACCGGCTGCCGGCAGTAGCCACCGGCATTTCCATGCTGGCAGCGCTTTCCGTGGCACATGGGTTTTTACCGCCGCATCCTTCTCCGGCGGCGCTGGTCTCCCAGTTTCATGCAGATCTTGGTAAAACATTATTATATGGAATTGTAGTGGCTGTTCCGGCGATTGTTCTTGCAGGCCCCGTTTTTTCCAGGGCCTTATTAAAAATACCAGCTGCGCCACTGGAGGCATTCCGGCCACAGGCAATCGCAAAAGAAAACCTGCCCGGCACATTCAGCAGTTTTTTTGTAGCGCTTTTACCGGTAGGGCTTTTTGCCCTGATGACATTGCTGCCCTTTGTTTTGCATGACAAATACGCTTCACTGATTTCGTTTTTAGCACAGCCTTCCATTGTAATGTTGGCTGCCCTGATTGCCGGCACATGGATACTGGGGCTAAAAAAGGGGCGTAATATGCAGCGGGTGATGTTGATGTACAGCGATGCGGTAAAAGAAGTAGCCATGATCCTGTTAATTATTGGTGGTGCCGGAGGGCTGAAACAGGTGTTAACAGACAGTGGTGTAAGTGATCAGATCGCAGGGTTGTTGCAGCAAACCGATTTATCTCCCTTATTTTTGGGCTGGCTGTCTGCTGCAATTATCCGCGCCGCTGTAGGGTCCGCCACCGTAGCGGGCTTTACCGCCGCCGGTATTATTGCGCCTTTAATAGGGCAAACACATACCGATCCGAACCTGATGGTATTGTCTATTGGCGCAGGAAGCCTGATGTTCTCTCATGTAAATGATGGCGGTTTCTGGATGTTTAAAGAATATTTTAATGTAAGTATAAAGGACACTTTACGATCATGGTCAATAATGGAAATTATTGTATCTGTGGTTGGCTTGATCGGGGTCTTGATTTTAAATAATTTTATTCATTAG
- a CDS encoding AGE family epimerase/isomerase: MNREQLIKLRAFYKNQLLNDTLPFWFPRSIDNEFGGYLLMRDADGSLIDDDKAVWIQGRTAWLLSTLYNTIEPRQEWLDAAKAGIDFLNKYCFDADGQMFFHVTRDGRPIRKRRYFFSETFACIAHAAYAKASGDEQAAGKARALFTTCIQYADGEKKLPPKFTDTRPSKGIAIPMIMINTARQLCETIGDPRCDEYISKWIREIETGFVKDDIQCVMEQVAPDGSIIDHIDGRTLNPGHAIEGAWFILQEAMHRNNDPHLIDLGCRMLDYMWERGWDQEQGGIFYFRDVYHRPVQEYWQDMKFWWPHNEAIIATLSAYLLTGNEKYAQWHQMVHAYSYQHFHDPQHGEWFGYLHRDGTIAQTAKGNLFKGPFHLPRQEWYCYHLLNSYLDKDRV; encoded by the coding sequence ATGAATCGCGAACAACTTATAAAACTCCGGGCGTTTTATAAAAATCAGCTATTAAATGACACGCTTCCCTTTTGGTTTCCGAGAAGCATTGACAATGAATTTGGGGGTTATCTTTTAATGAGGGATGCGGACGGTTCGTTAATTGATGATGACAAAGCTGTGTGGATACAGGGGCGCACAGCCTGGCTGCTATCTACCCTGTATAACACTATTGAGCCCCGGCAGGAGTGGCTGGACGCTGCAAAAGCCGGTATTGATTTTTTAAATAAGTATTGCTTTGATGCCGATGGGCAAATGTTCTTTCATGTTACAAGAGATGGCCGGCCCATAAGAAAAAGAAGATATTTTTTTTCTGAAACCTTTGCCTGCATTGCGCATGCCGCTTATGCCAAAGCCAGCGGCGATGAGCAGGCTGCCGGAAAGGCAAGAGCGCTTTTTACTACCTGTATTCAATATGCAGACGGAGAAAAAAAGCTTCCCCCGAAATTCACAGATACGCGACCATCTAAAGGCATTGCCATACCTATGATCATGATCAACACAGCCCGGCAGCTATGCGAAACGATTGGTGATCCGCGTTGTGATGAGTACATCTCCAAATGGATCAGAGAAATAGAAACAGGGTTTGTAAAGGATGATATACAATGCGTGATGGAGCAGGTAGCTCCCGATGGCAGCATTATTGATCATATTGACGGGCGAACGTTAAACCCCGGCCATGCCATTGAGGGCGCCTGGTTTATCTTACAGGAGGCCATGCACCGCAATAACGATCCGCATTTAATTGATTTAGGCTGCCGTATGCTGGATTATATGTGGGAGCGCGGATGGGATCAGGAGCAGGGCGGCATTTTCTATTTCAGGGACGTATACCACAGGCCGGTGCAGGAATACTGGCAGGATATGAAGTTCTGGTGGCCGCATAATGAAGCCATTATAGCAACTCTGTCAGCATATCTGCTTACTGGAAATGAAAAGTATGCGCAATGGCATCAAATGGTTCATGCGTATTCTTATCAGCATTTTCATGACCCGCAGCACGGGGAATGGTTTGGCTATCTCCACAGGGATGGAACCATTGCACAGACAGCAAAAGGAAATCTATTCAAAGGGCCCTTTCATTTACCCAGGCAGGAATGGTATTGCTATCATTTATTAAACAGTTACCTGGATAAGGATAGGGTATAG
- a CDS encoding GDSL-type esterase/lipase family protein, which produces MYKRPFCFLVMILWASVCYAQQRLMKVACIGNSVTYGWGLKDPAQMSYPALLQQKLGDQYEVRNFGHNGATLLRKGHNPYFKTKEFQELLQFKPAIAVIDLGLNDTDPRDFPNYRDHFMVDYNWLIDTIRSMSPGVKIFICRLTPLFTGHSRFMSSTFDWYWKVQEKIRKVAAANNLPLIDLYQALHNRPDVFTDAATLHPNETGAGIIAQTIYQYITGKFGGLQLPPVFTDNMVLQRDEPVKIWGKANAGAAITVKFMTNKQTVIAGYDGKWQVLFPASKAVSAPQVIEISSLSTRVTIRNVLIGDVWLCSGQSNMYFPLSQTTGADSLLQNTDSLQPLRLFKYKPYAETDNRPWTNNELRKANELDFFSGSWQLNHKKAAADFSVVGYIFGARLLKEVNVPVGLIEVAVGGSPLISWVSRYALEAAPLFEPAFHNWRQSDYLMQWCRQRADVNLKNAASPFQRHPYDPSFNFEAAIEKLIPYPVKGVIWYQGESDAENAELYQKLFPVFVKDWRNQWQKDLPFYYVQLSSINRPSWNYFRDVQRNLINQVDHCGMVVTSDLGDTADVHYKNKIPVGNRLAGLALNKTYHKSITPSGPLFQSLKKTGNQIRIRFQYATGLKAANGRSLEGFEIMSGKGAFIKVPAVVKADEVIITIPEGVHAEKVAYAWQPFTRANLVNGDLLPASTFIEPVK; this is translated from the coding sequence ATGTATAAGCGCCCTTTCTGCTTTCTGGTAATGATTTTATGGGCCTCCGTTTGTTATGCACAGCAGCGGCTTATGAAAGTGGCCTGTATTGGCAATTCCGTTACATACGGTTGGGGGTTGAAGGATCCTGCGCAAATGTCCTATCCTGCGCTCCTGCAGCAAAAACTGGGCGACCAATATGAAGTACGGAACTTCGGACATAACGGTGCCACTCTGCTGAGGAAAGGTCATAATCCTTATTTTAAAACAAAAGAGTTTCAGGAATTATTACAATTCAAACCCGCTATAGCAGTCATCGATCTGGGATTAAATGATACGGATCCAAGGGATTTTCCCAATTACCGCGATCATTTTATGGTGGATTATAACTGGCTTATAGATACCATCAGGAGTATGAGCCCGGGGGTAAAAATATTTATTTGCCGGTTAACTCCCCTGTTTACGGGGCATAGCCGGTTTATGTCGAGCACTTTTGACTGGTACTGGAAGGTACAGGAAAAAATCAGAAAGGTAGCCGCAGCAAACAACCTGCCATTGATCGATTTATATCAGGCGCTTCATAACCGTCCCGATGTATTTACAGATGCGGCCACCCTGCATCCCAATGAAACGGGAGCCGGTATTATAGCTCAAACCATTTATCAATACATTACCGGGAAGTTCGGCGGGCTGCAGCTACCGCCTGTATTTACAGATAATATGGTATTGCAGCGCGATGAACCTGTTAAGATATGGGGAAAAGCAAACGCGGGCGCTGCCATTACTGTAAAATTTATGACGAATAAACAAACCGTAATAGCCGGTTATGATGGCAAATGGCAGGTACTTTTTCCTGCATCAAAGGCCGTTAGCGCACCACAGGTTATTGAAATATCCAGCCTGTCAACCCGGGTAACAATTCGTAATGTGCTAATTGGTGACGTATGGCTTTGCTCCGGTCAGTCAAATATGTATTTTCCGTTATCACAAACCACCGGGGCAGATAGTCTCCTTCAAAATACCGATTCCCTGCAGCCTTTACGCTTGTTTAAATATAAACCCTATGCTGAAACGGATAACCGCCCGTGGACAAATAATGAATTGCGCAAGGCAAATGAGCTGGACTTTTTTTCAGGCAGTTGGCAATTGAATCATAAAAAGGCCGCTGCGGATTTTTCTGTCGTTGGATATATATTTGGCGCAAGGTTGCTTAAAGAGGTAAATGTACCTGTGGGACTTATTGAAGTTGCTGTTGGAGGATCGCCGCTTATTTCCTGGGTAAGCCGTTATGCGCTTGAAGCGGCCCCGCTTTTTGAGCCGGCTTTCCATAACTGGCGCCAGTCTGATTATTTGATGCAATGGTGCAGGCAAAGAGCCGATGTAAATTTAAAAAATGCCGCCTCACCTTTTCAACGCCACCCTTATGATCCGTCCTTTAACTTTGAGGCCGCTATTGAAAAGCTGATTCCTTACCCCGTTAAGGGGGTTATCTGGTACCAGGGAGAGAGCGATGCTGAAAATGCAGAGCTATACCAAAAACTGTTCCCTGTTTTTGTAAAGGACTGGCGGAATCAGTGGCAAAAAGACCTGCCTTTTTATTATGTTCAGCTCTCCAGCATTAACAGGCCTTCCTGGAATTACTTTCGGGATGTGCAAAGGAATTTAATAAACCAGGTAGATCATTGCGGTATGGTTGTTACTAGCGATCTGGGGGATACTGCTGATGTGCATTATAAAAACAAAATACCCGTTGGCAACCGTCTTGCAGGGTTAGCGCTCAATAAAACCTATCATAAAAGTATTACACCATCTGGCCCGTTGTTTCAATCCCTGAAAAAAACAGGCAATCAGATCAGGATCAGGTTTCAGTATGCCACAGGGCTGAAGGCGGCCAACGGCAGGTCTTTGGAGGGCTTTGAAATTATGTCCGGTAAAGGAGCATTTATAAAAGTGCCTGCTGTTGTGAAAGCGGATGAAGTAATCATTACTATACCTGAAGGTGTGCATGCGGAAAAAGTTGCCTATGCCTGGCAGCCATTTACCAGGGCGAATCTGGTAAACGGAGATTTATTACCGGCAAGTACTTTTATTGAACCTGTAAAATAA
- a CDS encoding sialidase family protein: protein MNKIKSLLTAARLAVLFFIPAISNAQGTKADAEVLNYRIPVFKRVDENPVQRVRIFIPGGSLTAKQLVINTDAASASLIDKIRIFNTRNEPVFSGKGIPVNIQPVAGKNAIPINDTLAPGLNYLWVSVLLKEQAPVDKKVQLSTHTIILSNGSSLPIRAGNQLEKGWYTGIRIRKPGDDSVNTYRIPGIVRTDKNTLIAVYDVRYKNDRDLPADIDIGMSRSTDNGETWEPMKIIMSMGKPGENSGIGDPAVLFDPAGKKIWVAGLWSKGNRSIAGSEPGLSPDVSGQFVLVCSADDGKTWSAPINITSQVKNPAWHLYFQGPGNGIAMQNGTLVFASQYWDETKKPGIPHGSVIYSMDHGKTWKSGIGAKSNTTESQVIETTPGTLMLNMRDNRGGFRSVATTKDMGKTWLEHPTSYEALPDPVCMASIIKASVKIKGVLREVVFFSNMNNSDARKHLTIKASLDLGATWLPAHQLLIDERKAYGYSALVQVDEETLGVLYEGIRDLNFVKIPVADIIN, encoded by the coding sequence ATGAATAAAATAAAATCGTTGCTTACCGCTGCCCGCCTGGCTGTTCTTTTTTTTATACCGGCAATAAGTAACGCACAGGGAACAAAAGCGGATGCTGAAGTGCTCAACTATAGGATCCCTGTGTTCAAAAGGGTAGATGAAAACCCCGTTCAACGGGTCAGGATTTTTATTCCCGGCGGATCATTAACAGCAAAGCAACTGGTCATAAACACAGACGCGGCAAGTGCCTCCCTGATCGATAAGATCCGTATTTTTAACACCCGCAATGAACCGGTGTTTTCCGGTAAAGGCATACCGGTTAACATACAGCCTGTTGCAGGAAAAAATGCTATTCCTATCAACGACACACTGGCGCCGGGACTCAATTACCTGTGGGTAAGTGTTCTTTTAAAAGAGCAGGCACCTGTTGATAAGAAGGTTCAGCTAAGCACACATACAATTATTCTATCAAATGGCAGCAGCCTGCCCATCAGGGCCGGTAATCAGTTAGAGAAGGGGTGGTACACCGGCATCAGGATCCGCAAACCGGGTGATGACTCCGTTAATACCTACCGGATTCCCGGTATTGTAAGAACCGACAAAAATACACTGATCGCTGTTTATGACGTACGGTATAAAAATGACAGGGATCTTCCTGCTGATATTGATATAGGTATGAGCCGCAGCACTGATAACGGCGAAACCTGGGAACCCATGAAGATCATTATGAGTATGGGTAAACCCGGGGAGAACAGCGGCATTGGTGATCCCGCCGTTTTGTTTGATCCGGCCGGTAAAAAAATATGGGTAGCCGGGTTATGGAGCAAAGGTAACCGGTCCATTGCCGGATCTGAGCCTGGTTTGTCACCGGATGTTTCGGGGCAGTTTGTTTTAGTCTGCAGTGCTGATGACGGAAAAACCTGGTCTGCGCCGATCAATATTACTTCGCAGGTAAAAAATCCTGCCTGGCATTTATATTTTCAGGGGCCCGGCAACGGCATCGCCATGCAAAACGGAACGCTTGTTTTCGCATCCCAGTACTGGGATGAAACAAAGAAGCCCGGCATTCCACACGGATCAGTCATTTACAGTATGGATCATGGAAAAACCTGGAAATCCGGCATTGGCGCTAAATCAAATACCACAGAAAGCCAGGTAATAGAAACCACGCCGGGAACCCTGATGCTGAACATGCGGGATAACCGGGGTGGTTTTCGCAGCGTTGCTACCACAAAAGATATGGGTAAAACATGGCTGGAGCATCCAACTTCTTACGAAGCACTGCCAGACCCTGTTTGCATGGCATCCATCATTAAGGCAAGCGTAAAGATAAAAGGTGTATTGAGGGAAGTGGTTTTCTTTAGTAACATGAATAATAGTGACGCGCGCAAGCATTTAACCATTAAAGCGAGCCTTGATTTGGGCGCAACCTGGCTGCCGGCTCACCAGCTACTGATTGATGAGCGGAAGGCTTATGGCTACTCTGCATTGGTGCAGGTGGATGAAGAGACCCTTGGAGTTTTATATGAAGGGATAAGAGACCTGAATTTTGTAAAAATCCCTGTAGCGGATATTATAAACTGA
- a CDS encoding MFS transporter: MEITETTYLNSSNGRSDQRRASYAWIVVGLLWVVALLNYLDRQMLSTMKPAMQQDIHQLQSAENFGILMAVFLWIYGLMSPVSGMIADKLNKKWLIVGSLFVWSAVTYLMGYATTFDQLYILRAVMGVSEALYIPAGLALITEYHESKTRSLAIGLHMTGLYAGQALGGLGATVASNFSWQQTFHWFGITGIIYAVVLILFLKSKRRPSTALLRQQENITGKLPVLKGLAVLFSNLAFWVILFCFAMPSLPGWATKNWLPTLFAENLQINMAKAGPAATITIAVSSFIGVLIGGTLSDKWVQKNLRGRIYTSAIGLGLTIPALMFLGFGNSMLSVIAATFCFGIGFGMFDANNMPILCQFVSAKYRATAYGLMNMSGVFAGAVVTGLLGKATDAGKLGGNFALMSVIVAVAVLLQLSLLKPRTNNYKD, translated from the coding sequence TTGGAAATTACAGAAACAACATACCTCAATAGCAGTAACGGAAGGTCTGATCAAAGACGCGCTTCTTATGCATGGATAGTTGTAGGGTTACTATGGGTAGTGGCCTTGCTGAATTATCTTGACCGGCAGATGCTGTCAACGATGAAGCCCGCCATGCAGCAAGACATACACCAGTTGCAGAGCGCAGAGAATTTTGGAATTTTGATGGCTGTATTCCTGTGGATCTACGGTTTGATGAGCCCTGTTTCCGGTATGATAGCAGATAAGCTAAACAAGAAATGGCTGATCGTAGGAAGTCTTTTTGTTTGGTCTGCCGTAACTTACCTGATGGGGTATGCGACTACGTTTGATCAGTTATATATATTAAGGGCGGTAATGGGTGTCAGCGAAGCGCTTTATATCCCGGCAGGATTGGCATTAATAACCGAATATCACGAATCAAAAACAAGATCGCTGGCCATTGGCCTGCACATGACCGGTTTATACGCTGGGCAGGCATTGGGAGGGCTGGGTGCTACAGTTGCCAGTAATTTTTCATGGCAGCAAACGTTTCACTGGTTTGGCATTACCGGCATTATTTACGCGGTGGTGCTGATCCTTTTTTTGAAATCAAAAAGGCGGCCATCAACAGCGTTGCTCCGGCAACAAGAGAACATCACCGGAAAACTGCCGGTTTTAAAAGGATTGGCTGTTCTGTTCTCCAATCTTGCGTTTTGGGTAATCCTGTTCTGCTTTGCCATGCCCAGCCTTCCGGGCTGGGCCACAAAAAACTGGCTTCCTACTTTATTTGCGGAGAACCTGCAGATCAATATGGCAAAGGCCGGGCCTGCCGCTACTATTACGATTGCTGTATCCTCGTTTATTGGGGTACTTATTGGCGGTACTCTTTCAGATAAATGGGTACAAAAGAACCTGCGGGGCCGTATTTATACCAGCGCTATCGGCCTGGGACTTACCATTCCTGCGCTGATGTTTCTGGGATTTGGCAACTCCATGCTCAGCGTTATAGCGGCAACATTTTGTTTTGGTATTGGGTTTGGAATGTTTGATGCGAATAATATGCCGATACTTTGCCAGTTTGTTTCAGCAAAGTACCGGGCAACAGCATACGGGCTAATGAATATGAGCGGGGTTTTTGCAGGAGCCGTTGTTACCGGTCTCCTGGGGAAAGCAACGGACGCCGGCAAGCTGGGAGGCAATTTTGCCCTGATGTCAGTAATTGTTGCAGTAGCCGTGTTGCTGCAATTATCATTATTAAAGCCCCGAACCAATAATTATAAGGATTAA